GACGCGCGCGCGTACCGACTGTCTTGGCCTGCGGGAATGACGCTGTTCGAGATCGATCAGCCGCAGGTCCTGGACTTCAAGACCGCGACACTGGCCGCGTTGGGCGTCGACCCGGCCGTCGAACTGCGGGTGGTGCCCATCGACTTGCGCCACGACTGGCCCGCCGCCTTGCGTCAGGCCGGCTTCGACGCCGAGCGGCCAACCGCGTGGATCGCCGAAGGTCTGCTCGCGTTCCTGCCGCCCGACGCTCAGGATCGGCTGCTGGACAACATCACCGCGCTCAGCGCCGAGGGCAGCAGGCTGGTCGCCGAGATTTTCCTGACCTCGCCAGAATCCGTTGAGGTTATGCACGCCGCCGCCCAGAAGTGGTACGAGCACGGCCTCGACACCCACATCGACGACCTGTGGTATTCCGGCGAGCGCCACGACGTCGCCACGTACCTAAACCAGCTCGGTTGGCGCACGGTTCGTAACCGGTCCAGTCAGCTGTTGGCCGACAACGGATTACCGGTGCCGCCACGCGTCAACAGCGAAACCGAAAACTACTACTGCACCGCGGTGTTGCACACTGATGCCAAACAGTAACGGCCCCAAGCCACTTGACGGGTTTCGGGTGCTCGACTTCACCCAAAACGTCGCTGGTCCGCTGGCGGGACAGGTTTTGGCCGACCTCGGCGCCGAAGTCATCAAGGTCGAGGCGCCCGACGGTGAGGCAGGACGGCACCTCACCTCCGTCCTTCCCGGGCGCCCACCGCTGGCCACTTATTTTCTGCCCAACAACCGCGGCAAAAAATCAGTAATGGTGGACCTAGCGTCCGACGAAGCCAAACGACAGATACTTCGGCTCGTCGATACTGCGGATGTGCTGCTCGAGGCGTTTCGCCCCGGCGTGATGGAAAGACTTGGACTCGGGCCCGACGAATTGCGTTCGCGCAACCCGAAACTCATCTATGCGCGGCTAACCGCCTATGGCGATAACGGCCCTAATGGCGACAGGCCGGGCATCGACCTGATGATTCAGGCGGAGGCCGGCATGACCTCGGGTATGCGCACACCGGACGGTAAGCCGCAGCTCATCCCGTTCCAGCTGGTCGACAATGCCAGCGGTCACGTGCTGGCCCAGGCGGTGCTCGCCGCGCTGCTCAACCGCGAGCGGCATGGGGTGGCCGACATCGTGCGGGTCGCGATGTACGACGTGGCGGTGGGCCTTCAGGCCAACCAGTTGATCGTGCACCTGAACCGACCTTCAGGCGACCGCCCGAAGACGAACACCAAGGGGCGCAAAACAGTTGGCTTCGCCGCCCAACCATCGGACGCGTTCCGCACGGCCGACGGGTACGTCGTCATCAGCGCGTACGTTCCAAAGCATTGGGAGCTGTTGTGCCGAACGATCGGTCGCCCAGACTTGCTCGAAGACCCGCGGTTCGCCGACCAGCGGTTGCGGGCGATCAACTACGCCGAGCTGGTCGACGAGCTCGAATCGACCCTGACCACCAAGACGGCAGCAGAATGGGTTGAGCTGTTGCGCGGCAAAGGCTTAATGGCGTGTCTGGCGCACACCTGGAAGCAGGTCGTCGACACCCCGCTGTTCGCCGAGAACGAATTAGCTCTTCGCGTCGGCACCGGCGAAAACGCGGTCACGCTGATCCGCACACCTGCGCGCTACTCGACGTTCACCGCTGCTGCCACCGACCCGCCACCAGCGCCGGGCGAACACAACGATGAATTGCTGACGGGCCCAGGCTCAACGCAATAGGTGCCGCGCCATCACCACGCGCTGAATCTGGTTGGTGCCCTCGTAGATCTGGGTGATCTTGGCGTCGCGCATCATCCGCTCGACCGGGAAGTCGCGGGTGTAGCCGTAGCCGCCGAACAGCTGCACGGCATCGGTAGTGACTTGCATGGCCACATCGGAAGCGAAGCATTTGGAGGCCGCAGAGATGAAACCCAGGCCGGTCTCACCACGTTCGGCGCGGGCCGCCGCGGAGTAGACCATCAGCCGCGCGGCCTCGAGTTTCATCGCCATGTCGGCGAGCATGAACTGCACCCCCTGGAAGTCGCTGATCGGCCTGCCGAACTGGTGTCGCTCCTTGGTGTAGGCGATCGCGGCGTCCACCGCGCCTTGCGCAATGCCCACGGCCTGCGCGCCGATCGTCGGGCGGGTGTGGTCCAGTGTGGCCAGCGCGGTCTTGAATCCGGTGCCGGGCTCGCCGATGATCCGATCACCCGGGATGCGGCAGTTCTCGAAGTACAGCTCGGTGGTCGGCGAACCCTTGATACCCAGCTTGCGTTCCTTGGGTCCCACCGAGAAACCCTCGTCGTCGCGGTGCACCATGAACGCCGAGATCCCGTTGGCGTCCAAGTCGGGATCGGTCACCGCCATCACCGTGTACCAGGTCGACTTGCCGCCGTTGGTGATCCAGGCTTTCGAGCCGTTGAGCACCCAGTAATCTCCGTCGGCCTTGGCACGGGTCCGCATCGACACCGCGTCGCTGCCTGAACCCCGTTCGGAGAGCGCATAGGAAGCCAGCGCCTCACCTGAGGCCACCGACGGCAACACCTGCTGCTTCAATTCGTCCGACCCGCTCAGCAGCAGGCCCATCGTCCCCAGCTTGTTCACCGCCGGAATCAGCGACGACGACGCACACACCCGGGCCACTTCCTCGATCACGATGCAGGTGGCCACCGCGTCCGCGCCCTGTCCGCCGTACTGCTCGGGCACGTGCACCGCGTTGAAGCCCGACGCAGTCAACGCAGCCAGCGCCTCCTCGGGGAATCGCGACTGCTCGTCCACGTCGGCGGCGTAAGGGGCGATCTCCTTTTCCGCCAGGGCGCGGATCGCCGTCCGCAGTTCCCGGTGCTCCTCGGGCAATTCGAACAGGTCAAACGACGGGTTTCCGGTCCAGCGAGCCATCTTCTACTCCTTGCTACTGGCCGGTAACTTTACCGTGCCGGCTTTTCAGGTCGGCATCCTTGGCTCGCACGCTCGCCGCCAACTGCTCCTGAAAGGCCACGATCCGCGACCGCAACGCGACATCGGACGATCCCAGAATCCGCACGGCCAGCAGACCCGCGTTGCGGGCACCACCGATCGACACCGTGGCCACCGGAACCCCGGCGGGCATCTGCACGATCGACAGCAGCGAATCGAGGCCGTCCAGCCGGGCCAGCGGCACCGGAACCCCGATCACGGGCAGCGGTGTCGCCGAGGCCACCATTCCCGGTAGGTGGGCGGCGCCGCCCGCGCCGGCGATGATCACCTCGATGCCGCGCTCGGCGGCCCCACGCGCGTAGTCGAGCATCAGCGCCGGCGTGCGGTGCGCCGATACCACGCCGACCTCGAACGGGACATCGAACTCGGCGAGCGCAGCGGCGGCGTCCTGCATCACCGCCCAATCGCTGTCGCTGCCCATGATCACCCCGACGCGGGCCTTGCTAGCCATGTGGCTCCCATCCATCGTCGTCGGCGCGCCACTGACCGTGTGACAACCAGTGTGCGGCCAGCGCGGCGCGCTCACGCAGTTTCGCCACCTCGGCTTCGTCGGAGCCAAGGAAGTTGACATGCCCGATCTTGCGGCCTGGCCGCTCTCCCTTGCCGTAGAGGTGAACCCGGGCTTCCGGCATCCGCGCAAACAGGTGATGCAGCCGCTCGTCGACCGTCATCGTCGGCGTGTGTGCGGCGCCCAGCACGTTAGCCATCACCGTCACCGGCACGGTGGCGCCGGTGTCGCCGAGCGGATAGTCCAGCACCGCGCGCAGATGCTGCTCGAACTGGCTGGTGCGAGCCCCGTCCATGGTCCAGTGCCCGGAGTTGTGCGGGCGCATCGCCAGCTCGTTGACCAGCAACCGGCCATCGGTCGTTTCGAACAGCTCGACCGCCAGCACCCCGACGACACCGAGCTCGGCCGCCAGCCGCAGCGCCAGCTGCTGGGCCTCGACGCCGACGTCGTCGTCAAGCCCCGGCGCCGGCGCGATCACCTCCATGCAAATGCCGTCGCGCTGCACGGTCTGCACCACCGGCCACGCCGCGCCCTGGCCGAACGGCGAGCGCGCCACCAGCGCGGCGAGCTCGCGGCGCAGCTCGACCCGCTCTTCGACCAGCACCGGCACCCCGGCAGCCAAAAAGCCCCACGCGGCCTCTCGGGCCTGAGCCACGTCGTGGGCCATCCGCACCCCGCGGCCGTCATACCCGCCGCGGACCGCTTTGACCACGACCGGGCCGCCGACGCGACCGGCGAACTCGTCGACGCTGTCCAGCTCGGCGACGCGGCTGACACCTGCGAACCGCGGCACCGGCGCATCCAGCGCGGTCAGCCGCTCACGCATGACGAGCTTGTCCTGCGCGTGTGCCAGGGCCTGCGGCGGCGGCGCGACGTTGACGCCCTCGGCGACCAGTTTCTCCAGCAGCTCGTTGGGGACGTGCTCGTGGTCGAAGGTCAAAACGTCCGCGCCCGCGGCCACCCGGCGCAGGTCGTCGAGGTCGGTGTGGGAGCCGACGACCACGTCCGGGGTGACCTGCGCAGCGGGATCGTCGGGCGCGGCGGCCAGCACCCGCAGGGTCTGGCCCAGGGCGATCGCGGCCTGATGGGTCATTCGGGCCAGCTGACCGCCTCCGACCATGGCGACCAGCGGTGCTGCGATGGGCGTACCGGGCACGCCAATCATGGTGTCACGACCGGCCGAGCGCGGTGTTTAGCGGCGCTGACACGGTCGCGGCGCGGCGGCGGCACGTAATACGTAGACTGCGACACTGTGTCCTTTGCCGATGCCACGATCGTGCGGTTGCCGCGGCTGGTCCGGTCCTACGTCGAACGCCATCACGAACTGATCAAGTTCGTCATCGTCGGGGCCACCACGTTCGTCATCGACTCGGCGATCTTTTACACGCTGAAGCTGACCATCCTGGAGCCCAAGCCGGTGACCGCCAAGGTCATCGCGGGCATCGTCGCGGTCATCGCGTCCTACATCCTGAACCGCGAGTGGAGCTTCCGGCACCGCGGCGGCCGTGAACGCCACCACGAGGCGCTGCTGTTCTTCGCATTCAGCGGCGTGGGGGTGCTGCTGTCCATGGCGCCGCTGTGGTTCTCCAGCTACATCCTGCAGCTGCGGGTGCCACACGTGTCGCTGACCGTGGAAAACATCGCCGACTTCATCTCGGCCTACATCATCGGCAACCTGCTGCAGATGGCGTTCCGGTTCTGGGCATTTCGCCGGTGGGTGTTCCCCGACGAGTTCGGCCGCATCCCGGAGGGCGCGCTGGAATCGGCGCTGACCGCCGGCGGCATCGCCGAGGTCTTCGAAGACAACCTCGAAGAGGGTGGCACGGTCACCCTGCTGCGGGCGTGGCGGTCGCGTCGCAGCCGGTTCGCTCAGCTGGGCGACTCGGGTTCGAGCGTGTCGAAAACTTCGTGATAGAGCAGTGCGTGCACCTGCCGCACGCGCGGAATGTCGTAGAACTCCAACGAATCTTGTGACGCCGACTCGATGATCAGCGTGCCCGCGGGCAGCATCCGGTCGACGATTCCCTGCCGGAATTCCACATGAAAGATCCGGGCCAGTGGGATGTCGATTCCGCTGCCCGACAACACTCCGTGCCGAAACATCACTCGACGGTCGGTGATGACGAAATGCGTTGTCAGCCAAGCCAAGAACGGCCATACCGTGAGCCAGCCGACCAGCACCAGCCAGATCGTCCAGATGACCCCGAAGATGACGTTCTTGGCGTTCGGGTCCCAAGGTCTGGTGTTGACGAATCCGGCGACGAAGGATGCCAGCCCGCTCGCCAGGATGAGCACGGTGACCGCCCCAACGAGACGCTTCCAGTGGGGATGGCGGTGCAGAACCACCTGCTCGCCGTCGGCCAGCACGTTGTCGGGGTAGCGCATCAGTGCGCGGCCCGCAGGTGGGTGATGTCGCCGGCCGAGATCGACACCGTCTGAGCGCCGGTGTCCACCTGCAGCCGGCCCATGTCGTCGACGCCCCGGGCGGTGCCGACCACTTCCCGGTCACCGGGCATCGTGGCCTGCACGCGCCGGCCCAGCGTCAGGCTGTGCCGCTGGTAGTCGGCGATCAGCGCCGGGTCGGCCCCGGCCGCGGTGCGCCAGGCTTCGACGCGAGTGGCAAGTTCCCGAAGTATACTGTGCGCCAACGTATTTCGGTCGGTCATCGAGGAACCCAGCATCAGCACCGACGTCGCCGCCGGGTCCGGCGCTTCCTCGGCGGTCAACGTCACGTTCAGCCCCAGCCCGATCACGATCACCGGCGCCGGGGCCGCGACTTCGGTCAGGATCCCGGCCAGCTTGCCGTCGTTCACCAGCACGTCGTTCGGCCATTTCAGGCCAGCTGTCACGCCGGCCACCGCGGCCAGCGCGTCGATCACCGCCACCCCGGTCGCCAACGGCAGCCAGCCCCACGCCGAACGGGCCACCGACGCCCCGTTCACCCCGACCGACATCGCGATCTGCGCGCGGGGTGGCGCCGACCAGTGCCGGCCATGACGACCGCGCCCGGCGTTTTGGTATTCGGCCAGCAACACATACCCGTCGATGTCCTCGCCGACCGCCGCGCGGGCGAGCAGATCGGCGTTGGTGGAGCCGGTTTCCTCGACGACATCGAGTCGACGCCACGGCAATCCGGGCCCGACCAGCCCGTCGCGCAGCACCGCCGCATCCAGCGGCGGCCTGAGCAGGTCATGCTCCATCGCAGCCAAGCCTAAGCCAGCCGCTAAGCTCGACAGCCATGACGAGCGTTACCGATCACCACGCCGAACCCGCCGCCGAGCACACGGTCGACATCCATACCACCGCGGGCAAGCTGGCGGAGTTGCGCAAGCGCCTGGAGGAGACGCTGCACCCGGTCGGTGTCGAGGCCGTGGACAAGGTGCACGCTAAGGGCAAGCTGACCGCCCGTGAGCGCATCTACGCGCTGCTGGACGAGGGATCGTTCGTGGAGTTGGACGCCCTGGCCCGGCACCGCAGCAGCAACTTCGGGCTGGACGCCAAGCGCCCGCTCGGCGACGGTGTGGTCACCGGCTACGGCACGATCGACGGCCGCGACGTGTGCATCTTCAGCCAGGACGCCACCGTGTTCGGCGGCAGCCTCGGCGAGGTGTACGGCGAAAAGATCGTCAAGGTGCAAAACCTGGCGATCAAGACCGGGCGCCCGCTGATCGGCATCAACGACGGCGCCGGGGCGCGCATCCAGGAGGGTGTGGTCTCGCTGGGCCTGTACAGCCGGATTTTTTACAACAACATCATGGCCTCGGGCGCCATCCCGCAGATCTCGCTGATCATGGGGGCCGCCGCCGGCGGGCACGTGTACTCTCCTGCCCTGACCGATTTCGTGGTGATGGTCGACCAGACCAGCCAGATGTTCATCACCGGCCCGGACGTGATCAAGACGGTCACCGGCGAGGACGTCACGATGGAGGAGCTCGGCGGCGCCCACACCCACATGGCCAAGTCCGGCACCTTGCACTATGTCGCCTCCGGTGAGCAGGACGCGTTCGACTGGGTTCGTGAGCTGCTGAGCTACCTGCCGCCCAACAACTACGCCGATCCCCCGCGCTATTCGGTGCCGGTTCCCGAGGGTGCCATCGAGGACAACCTCACCGCCGAGGACCTCGAGCTGGACACGCTGATTCCCGACTCGCCGAACCAGCCCTACGACATGCACGAGGTGATCACCCGCATCCTCGACGAGGACGAGTTCCTGGAAATACAAGCGGGATACGCGCAGAACATCGTCGTGGGCTTTGGTCGCATCGAGGGCCGTCCCGTCGGCATCGTCGCCAACCAGCCCACACATTTCGCCGGCTGCCTGGACATCAACGCCTCGGAGAAGGCGGCCCGCTTCATTCGGACCTGCGATTGCTTCAACATCCCGATCGTGATGCTGGTCGACGTGCCGGGCTTCCTGCCGGGCACCGACCAGGAATACAACGGCATCATCCGCCGCGGCGCCAAGCTGCTCTACGCCTACGGTGAGGCCACCGTCCCCAAGGTCACCGTGATCACTCGCAAGGCCTACGGCGGTGCGTATTGCGTGATGGGGTCCAAGGACATGGGCGCCGACGTCGCCGTGGCCTGGCCGACGGCTCAGATCGCGGTGATGGGGGCCTCCGGCGCGGTCGGATTCGTCTACCGGCAAAAGCTCGCCGAGGCGGCGAAAAAGGGCGAGGACGTCGACGCGCTGCGCCTGCAGCTGCAGCAGGACTACGAGGACACTTTGGTCAACCCCTACATCGCCGCCGAACGCGGCTACGTCGACGCGGTGATCCCGCCGTCGCACACCCGCGGCTACATCGCGACCGCCCTGCGGCTACTGGAACGCAAGATCGCCCAGCTGCCGCCCAAGAAGCACGGGAACATTCCGCTGTGAGCACCGAGGCGCACGACGGGCACGAGCCCCACATCGAGATCCTCAAGGGCGAGCCCACCGACGAAGAGCTGGCCGCGCTTATCGCGGTGCTGGGCAGCATAAGTGGCGGCCGGGCCGAGCCCGCGCAGCCCGAACGCAACATGTGGGGACACCCCGTCGACAAGTTGCGCTACCCGGTCTTCAGCTGGCAACGCGTCACCTTGCTGGAACGGATTCATATGCGGCGATGACCCGCCTGGTGCTCGGGTCAGCCTCGCCGGGCCGGCTCAAGGTGTTGCGCCAGGCCGGCGTCGAGCCACTGGTCCGCGTATCTGGTGTCGACGAGGATGCGGTCACCGCCGAACTCGGCCCGAACGCCGCACCGGCACAAGTCGTCTGCGCGCTGGCCCGTGCCAAAGCCGAGCAGGTCGCCGACGGTCTGCACCGCGCAGTCGCCGCGGATTGCGTTGTGATCGGCTGTGATTCGATGCTGCACGTCGACGGCCGGTTGTGTGGCAAACCCGGCTCGGCCGACGAGGCGCGCCGACAATGGCAGGCCATCGGCGGGCGCTCCGGGCGGCTCTACACCGGGCACGCGGTTCTGCGGCTGCGCGACGGCGAGCCGGACGGGCGGGCCGACGAAGCGGCCACGACCACAGTGCGTTTCGGCGTGCCCACGCCCGCGGAGCTGACCGCCTACGTCGACAGCGGCGAACCGCTGCAGGTGGCCGGCGGGTTTACCATCGACGGCCTGGGCGGCTGGTTCGTCGACGGGGTCGATGGCGACCCGTCCAACGTGATCGGCTTGAGTTTGCCATTGACTCGTGGCCTGTTGCAGCGCGTCGGCCTGTCGGTGGCAGCGTTGTGGGCGGCCAATCCGCTGTAGGCTCGAGGTGTGCCGCTGCCAGAAGATCCCAGCCCCACCCTCGCCGGCTACGCCCACCCCGAACGGTTGGTCACCACCGACTGGCTGGCCGCCAACCTGGGCAGACCCGGGCTTGCCATCGTCGAATCCGACGAAGACGTTTTGCTCTACGACGTCGGCCACATTCCCGGCGCGGTCAAGGTCGACTGGCACACCGACCTTAATGACCCGCGGGTGCGCGACTACATCAACGGTGAGCAGTTCGCCGACCTGATGAACCGAAAGGGCATCGCCCGCGACGACACCGTGGTGATCTACGGCGACAAGAGCAACTGGTGGGCGGCCTATGCGCTGTGGGTGTTCACCTTGTTCGGCCACCCGGATGTGCGGCTGCTCAACGGCGGCCGCGACCTGTGGCTGGCCGAGGGCCGGGAAACCACGCTGGACGTGCCGAACAAGACCTCGACCGGCTATCCGGTGGTGCAGCGCAACGACGGGCCGATCCGCGCGTTCAAGGACGACGTCCTGGCCTCCCTGGGCTCGCAGCCGCTGATCGACGTGCGGTCACCGGAGGAGTACACCGGCAAGCGCACCCACATGCCCGACTACCCCGAAGAAGGTGCGCTGCGGGCCGGTCACATCCCCACCGCGGTGCACATCCCGTGGGGCAAGGCCGCCGACGAGACCGGGCGGTTCCGCAGCCGCGACGAACTCGAGAAGCTCTACGGTTTCATCAAGCCCGACGACAAGACGATCGTCTACTGCCGCATCGGTGAGCGCTCCAGCCACACCTGGTTCGTGCTGACCCATTTGTTGGGCATCCCGGGCGTCCGCAACTACGACGGGTCGTGGACCGAGTGGGGCAACACCGTGCGAGTGCCCATCGTGGCCGGCGAAGAGCCAGGAGAAGTAACTGCCCTATGAGCCTGCCCGCGCCGCTGGCCGAGGTGGTGTCCGACTTCGCCGAAGTCCAGGGCCAGGACAAGCTCAAGCTGTTGCTGGAATTCGCTGACGAATTGCCGCCGCTTCCAGCCGAATTGGAAGAGGCGGCGATGGAACCGGTGCCGGAGTGCCAGTCCCCGTTGTTCATGCACGTCGACGCCAGCGATCCGCAGCGGGTTCGGTTGCATTTTTCCGCACCGGCCGAAGCGCCCACCACCCGCGGATTCGCCTCGATCTTGGCCGCCGGCCTCGACGAACAACCCGCGGCCGACATTCTGGCCGTCCCGGAGGATTTCTACGACGAGCTGGGCCTGGCGGCTTTGGTCAGCCCGCTGCGGCTGCGCGGGATGGCGGCCATGTTGGCCCGTATCAAACACCGACTCCG
This Mycobacterium xenopi DNA region includes the following protein-coding sequences:
- a CDS encoding SufE family protein, with amino-acid sequence MSLPAPLAEVVSDFAEVQGQDKLKLLLEFADELPPLPAELEEAAMEPVPECQSPLFMHVDASDPQRVRLHFSAPAEAPTTRGFASILAAGLDEQPAADILAVPEDFYDELGLAALVSPLRLRGMAAMLARIKHRLRESNGGPAGLPPNRG
- a CDS encoding acyl-CoA carboxylase subunit beta — encoded protein: MTSVTDHHAEPAAEHTVDIHTTAGKLAELRKRLEETLHPVGVEAVDKVHAKGKLTARERIYALLDEGSFVELDALARHRSSNFGLDAKRPLGDGVVTGYGTIDGRDVCIFSQDATVFGGSLGEVYGEKIVKVQNLAIKTGRPLIGINDGAGARIQEGVVSLGLYSRIFYNNIMASGAIPQISLIMGAAAGGHVYSPALTDFVVMVDQTSQMFITGPDVIKTVTGEDVTMEELGGAHTHMAKSGTLHYVASGEQDAFDWVRELLSYLPPNNYADPPRYSVPVPEGAIEDNLTAEDLELDTLIPDSPNQPYDMHEVITRILDEDEFLEIQAGYAQNIVVGFGRIEGRPVGIVANQPTHFAGCLDINASEKAARFIRTCDCFNIPIVMLVDVPGFLPGTDQEYNGIIRRGAKLLYAYGEATVPKVTVITRKAYGGAYCVMGSKDMGADVAVAWPTAQIAVMGASGAVGFVYRQKLAEAAKKGEDVDALRLQLQQDYEDTLVNPYIAAERGYVDAVIPPSHTRGYIATALRLLERKIAQLPPKKHGNIPL
- a CDS encoding Maf family protein, with the protein product MTRLVLGSASPGRLKVLRQAGVEPLVRVSGVDEDAVTAELGPNAAPAQVVCALARAKAEQVADGLHRAVAADCVVIGCDSMLHVDGRLCGKPGSADEARRQWQAIGGRSGRLYTGHAVLRLRDGEPDGRADEAATTTVRFGVPTPAELTAYVDSGEPLQVAGGFTIDGLGGWFVDGVDGDPSNVIGLSLPLTRGLLQRVGLSVAALWAANPL
- a CDS encoding CoA transferase, yielding MPNSNGPKPLDGFRVLDFTQNVAGPLAGQVLADLGAEVIKVEAPDGEAGRHLTSVLPGRPPLATYFLPNNRGKKSVMVDLASDEAKRQILRLVDTADVLLEAFRPGVMERLGLGPDELRSRNPKLIYARLTAYGDNGPNGDRPGIDLMIQAEAGMTSGMRTPDGKPQLIPFQLVDNASGHVLAQAVLAALLNRERHGVADIVRVAMYDVAVGLQANQLIVHLNRPSGDRPKTNTKGRKTVGFAAQPSDAFRTADGYVVISAYVPKHWELLCRTIGRPDLLEDPRFADQRLRAINYAELVDELESTLTTKTAAEWVELLRGKGLMACLAHTWKQVVDTPLFAENELALRVGTGENAVTLIRTPARYSTFTAAATDPPPAPGEHNDELLTGPGSTQ
- a CDS encoding acyl-CoA dehydrogenase, with translation MARWTGNPSFDLFELPEEHRELRTAIRALAEKEIAPYAADVDEQSRFPEEALAALTASGFNAVHVPEQYGGQGADAVATCIVIEEVARVCASSSLIPAVNKLGTMGLLLSGSDELKQQVLPSVASGEALASYALSERGSGSDAVSMRTRAKADGDYWVLNGSKAWITNGGKSTWYTVMAVTDPDLDANGISAFMVHRDDEGFSVGPKERKLGIKGSPTTELYFENCRIPGDRIIGEPGTGFKTALATLDHTRPTIGAQAVGIAQGAVDAAIAYTKERHQFGRPISDFQGVQFMLADMAMKLEAARLMVYSAAARAERGETGLGFISAASKCFASDVAMQVTTDAVQLFGGYGYTRDFPVERMMRDAKITQIYEGTNQIQRVVMARHLLR
- a CDS encoding 5-(carboxyamino)imidazole ribonucleotide synthase, which gives rise to MIGVPGTPIAAPLVAMVGGGQLARMTHQAAIALGQTLRVLAAAPDDPAAQVTPDVVVGSHTDLDDLRRVAAGADVLTFDHEHVPNELLEKLVAEGVNVAPPPQALAHAQDKLVMRERLTALDAPVPRFAGVSRVAELDSVDEFAGRVGGPVVVKAVRGGYDGRGVRMAHDVAQAREAAWGFLAAGVPVLVEERVELRRELAALVARSPFGQGAAWPVVQTVQRDGICMEVIAPAPGLDDDVGVEAQQLALRLAAELGVVGVLAVELFETTDGRLLVNELAMRPHNSGHWTMDGARTSQFEQHLRAVLDYPLGDTGATVPVTVMANVLGAAHTPTMTVDERLHHLFARMPEARVHLYGKGERPGRKIGHVNFLGSDEAEVAKLRERAALAAHWLSHGQWRADDDGWEPHG
- the purE gene encoding 5-(carboxyamino)imidazole ribonucleotide mutase, whose protein sequence is MASKARVGVIMGSDSDWAVMQDAAAALAEFDVPFEVGVVSAHRTPALMLDYARGAAERGIEVIIAGAGGAAHLPGMVASATPLPVIGVPVPLARLDGLDSLLSIVQMPAGVPVATVSIGGARNAGLLAVRILGSSDVALRSRIVAFQEQLAASVRAKDADLKSRHGKVTGQ
- a CDS encoding biotin--[acetyl-CoA-carboxylase] ligase — its product is MEHDLLRPPLDAAVLRDGLVGPGLPWRRLDVVEETGSTNADLLARAAVGEDIDGYVLLAEYQNAGRGRHGRHWSAPPRAQIAMSVGVNGASVARSAWGWLPLATGVAVIDALAAVAGVTAGLKWPNDVLVNDGKLAGILTEVAAPAPVIVIGLGLNVTLTAEEAPDPAATSVLMLGSSMTDRNTLAHSILRELATRVEAWRTAAGADPALIADYQRHSLTLGRRVQATMPGDREVVGTARGVDDMGRLQVDTGAQTVSISAGDITHLRAAH
- a CDS encoding GtrA family protein; amino-acid sequence: MSFADATIVRLPRLVRSYVERHHELIKFVIVGATTFVIDSAIFYTLKLTILEPKPVTAKVIAGIVAVIASYILNREWSFRHRGGRERHHEALLFFAFSGVGVLLSMAPLWFSSYILQLRVPHVSLTVENIADFISAYIIGNLLQMAFRFWAFRRWVFPDEFGRIPEGALESALTAGGIAEVFEDNLEEGGTVTLLRAWRSRRSRFAQLGDSGSSVSKTS
- a CDS encoding class I SAM-dependent methyltransferase, coding for MARTDNDTWDLATSVGATATMVAAGRARATKANLIDDRFAEPLVQAVGIDFFTRWAAGELDAAEVDIPGHPWGMQPMTDLMAARTRYIDDFLTDATTAGIRQAVILASGLDARAYRLSWPAGMTLFEIDQPQVLDFKTATLAALGVDPAVELRVVPIDLRHDWPAALRQAGFDAERPTAWIAEGLLAFLPPDAQDRLLDNITALSAEGSRLVAEIFLTSPESVEVMHAAAQKWYEHGLDTHIDDLWYSGERHDVATYLNQLGWRTVRNRSSQLLADNGLPVPPRVNSETENYYCTAVLHTDAKQ
- a CDS encoding PH domain-containing protein, with the translated sequence MRYPDNVLADGEQVVLHRHPHWKRLVGAVTVLILASGLASFVAGFVNTRPWDPNAKNVIFGVIWTIWLVLVGWLTVWPFLAWLTTHFVITDRRVMFRHGVLSGSGIDIPLARIFHVEFRQGIVDRMLPAGTLIIESASQDSLEFYDIPRVRQVHALLYHEVFDTLEPESPS
- a CDS encoding sulfurtransferase, with translation MPLPEDPSPTLAGYAHPERLVTTDWLAANLGRPGLAIVESDEDVLLYDVGHIPGAVKVDWHTDLNDPRVRDYINGEQFADLMNRKGIARDDTVVIYGDKSNWWAAYALWVFTLFGHPDVRLLNGGRDLWLAEGRETTLDVPNKTSTGYPVVQRNDGPIRAFKDDVLASLGSQPLIDVRSPEEYTGKRTHMPDYPEEGALRAGHIPTAVHIPWGKAADETGRFRSRDELEKLYGFIKPDDKTIVYCRIGERSSHTWFVLTHLLGIPGVRNYDGSWTEWGNTVRVPIVAGEEPGEVTAL